The following coding sequences are from one Rissa tridactyla isolate bRisTri1 chromosome 14, bRisTri1.patW.cur.20221130, whole genome shotgun sequence window:
- the INPP5E gene encoding phosphatidylinositol polyphosphate 5-phosphatase type IV isoform X2: MSTPNGFPQHSGACVTRSTEGGAVQDLHAKKAGKAAKKEAGGDGVLTFEDPPSVGTSLNETLKLLPDELKAHMKIKSITPRPPRKPRLERAASLDEKSWRRWRRFRTSQESLTDPNETSSSNGSLQEASLSPPVRGRASPCQQNSLHSSPDASEAGPMGKSRGGTSDLGKRASEISSAFGGLLRGKAFAGGKPRLSQIMPARPLPPMEFNVASHTLRTANRIDSDCMDYRHYSQHKFGRVSSSLSDSRLHGNGMVCDNCSTDSMKSTFSLLTPIRSKDVRSRSYLEGSLLATGALLGAEELSRYFPDRNIGIFVATWNMQGQKELPVNLDDFLLPTDPDYAQDMYVIGVQEGCPDRREWEIRLQETLGPHYVMLYSAAHGVLYMSVFIRRDLIWFCSEVEYATVTTRIVSQIKTKGALGICFTFFGTSFLFITSHFTSGDSKVNERKLDYNKTIQALTLPKNVPDTNPYRSSSNDVTTRFDEVFWFGDFNFRLNKDRETVDSILNQNPETDVSKLLAYDQLTSEMSRGSIFKGFQEADINFRPSYKFDIGKDSYDTTSKQRTPSYTDRVVYRSRYRDDIHAVKYSSCPVIKTSDHRPVFALFRVKVRPGRDNIPLAAGQFDRELYLIGIKRRITRELQKRQEQKDQKSSSICSVS; encoded by the exons ATGAGTACTCCAAATGGATTTCCGCAGCACTCAGGGGCATGTGTTACTCGGAGCACGGAGGGTGGAGCAGTACAGGACCTGCACGCTAAAAAAGCTGGCAAAGCAGCCAAGAAGGAGGCTGGTGGCGATGGGGTGCTTACCTTTGAAGATCCTCCAAGTGTAGGCACCTCTTTAAATGAAACCCTAAAGCTTCTACCAGATGAACTCAAAGCTCATATGAAAATTAAATCGATCACTCCAAGACCTCCTCGGAAACCCCGGCTGGAGCGTGCTGCATCTTTGGATGAGAAaagctggaggaggtggaggcgGTTTAGAACGAGTCAGGAAAGTCTGACTGATCCCAACGAGACAAGTTCCTCAAATGGTTCTCTGCAGGAAGCGTCTCTCAGCCCTCCTGTCAGGGGTAGGGCAAGCCCCTGCCAGCAGAACTCCTTGCACAGTTCACCAGACGCCTCAGAAGCTGGTCCCatggggaagagcagaggagGCACCTCCGACCTGGGGAAACGAGCCTCCGAGATCTCCAGTGCCTTTGGCGGGCTTCTGCGGGGGAAAGCATTTGCAGGCGGCAAACCCCGGCTGTCCCAAATAATGCCGGCTCGACCTCTGCCGCCCATGGAGTTCAATGTAGCCTCTCACACACTGAGGACAGCTAATAGGATTGACTCAGATTGTATGGATTATCGACATTATTCTCAGCACAAGTTTGGGAGGGTAAGCAGCAGCCTGAGCGATAGCAGGCTACATGGCAACGGGATGGTCTGTGATAATTGCTCCACAGACTCCATGAAATCTACGTTCAGCCTGCTCACTCCCATTCGCTCCAAGGATGTTCGAAGCAG AAGCTATTTGGAAGGCAGCCTTCTGGCAACTGGTGCCTTACTGGGAGCAGAAGAACTTAGCAGATATTTCCCTGATCGAAATATTGGCATTTTTGTGGCCACCTGGAACATGCAGGGTCAGAAG gaaCTTCCTGTGAATCTGGATGATTTCTTATTACCAACAGATCCTGACTACGCCCAGGACATGTATGTCATTGGGGTTCAAGAAGGCTGTCCAGACAG AAGAGAGTGGGAGATCCGCCTGCAAGAGACACTAGGCCCCCACTACGTCATGCTCTACTCAGCTGCGCATGGGGTGCTGTACATGTCGGTCTTCATTCGCAGGGACCTCATCTGGTTCTGCTCAG aggTGGAGTATGCCACGGTGACGACTCGAATCGTATCTCAGATCAAAACCAAGGGAGCTCTGGGAATCTGCTTCACGTTTTTTGGGACCTCCTTTCTCTTCATCACCTCACACTTCACAT CTGGGGACAGCAAGGTGAATGAGAGGAAACTGGACTACAATAAAACCATTCAAGCCCTTACACTTCCCAAGAATGTTCCGGACACAAACCCATATCGATCTAGTTCTA ATGATGTCACAACTCGGTTTGATGAAGTTTTCTGGTTTGGTGACTTCAATTTCCGACTAAATAAGGATCGTGAGACCGTGGATTCCATCTTGAACCAGAACCCAGAAACAGACGTGTCCAAGCTACTGGCATATGACCAACTTACTAGTGAAATGAGTAGGG GGTCTATTTTCAAAGGATTCCAAGAGGCTGACATTAATTTCCGTCCTTCCTACAAGTTTGACATAGGAAAGGACAGCTATGACACCACTTCCAAACAAAGGACTCCTTCCTACACG GATCGAGTTGTATACCGCAGTCGGTACAGAGACGACATCCATGCTGTCAAGTACTCATCTTGTCCTGTGATCAAAACTTCAGACCATCGGCCTGTATTTGCCTTGTTTCGTGTGAAAGTGAGACCTGGCAGAGACAA
- the INPP5E gene encoding phosphatidylinositol polyphosphate 5-phosphatase type IV isoform X1, which translates to MSTPNGFPQHSGACVTRSTEGGAVQDLHAKKAGKAAKKEAGGDGVLTFEDPPSVGTSLNETLKLLPDELKAHMKIKSITPRPPRKPRLERAASLDEKSWRRWRRFRTSQESLTDPNETSSSNGSLQEASLSPPVRGRASPCQQNSLHSSPDASEAGPMGKSRGGTSDLGKRASEISSAFGGLLRGKAFAGGKPRLSQIMPARPLPPMEFNVASHTLRTANRIDSDCMDYRHYSQHKFGRVSSSLSDSRLHGNGMVCDNCSTDSMKSTFSLLTPIRSKDVRSRSYLEGSLLATGALLGAEELSRYFPDRNIGIFVATWNMQGQKELPVNLDDFLLPTDPDYAQDMYVIGVQEGCPDRREWEIRLQETLGPHYVMLYSAAHGVLYMSVFIRRDLIWFCSEVEYATVTTRIVSQIKTKGALGICFTFFGTSFLFITSHFTSGDSKVNERKLDYNKTIQALTLPKNVPDTNPYRSSSNDVTTRFDEVFWFGDFNFRLNKDRETVDSILNQNPETDVSKLLAYDQLTSEMSRGSIFKGFQEADINFRPSYKFDIGKDSYDTTSKQRTPSYTDRVVYRSRYRDDIHAVKYSSCPVIKTSDHRPVFALFRVKVRPGRDKLVPPQPFCMIAHGSGDPEDMLLFRVCPLRKVPEIEFIPCSAPQLLCFLPNIRAQWSEQ; encoded by the exons ATGAGTACTCCAAATGGATTTCCGCAGCACTCAGGGGCATGTGTTACTCGGAGCACGGAGGGTGGAGCAGTACAGGACCTGCACGCTAAAAAAGCTGGCAAAGCAGCCAAGAAGGAGGCTGGTGGCGATGGGGTGCTTACCTTTGAAGATCCTCCAAGTGTAGGCACCTCTTTAAATGAAACCCTAAAGCTTCTACCAGATGAACTCAAAGCTCATATGAAAATTAAATCGATCACTCCAAGACCTCCTCGGAAACCCCGGCTGGAGCGTGCTGCATCTTTGGATGAGAAaagctggaggaggtggaggcgGTTTAGAACGAGTCAGGAAAGTCTGACTGATCCCAACGAGACAAGTTCCTCAAATGGTTCTCTGCAGGAAGCGTCTCTCAGCCCTCCTGTCAGGGGTAGGGCAAGCCCCTGCCAGCAGAACTCCTTGCACAGTTCACCAGACGCCTCAGAAGCTGGTCCCatggggaagagcagaggagGCACCTCCGACCTGGGGAAACGAGCCTCCGAGATCTCCAGTGCCTTTGGCGGGCTTCTGCGGGGGAAAGCATTTGCAGGCGGCAAACCCCGGCTGTCCCAAATAATGCCGGCTCGACCTCTGCCGCCCATGGAGTTCAATGTAGCCTCTCACACACTGAGGACAGCTAATAGGATTGACTCAGATTGTATGGATTATCGACATTATTCTCAGCACAAGTTTGGGAGGGTAAGCAGCAGCCTGAGCGATAGCAGGCTACATGGCAACGGGATGGTCTGTGATAATTGCTCCACAGACTCCATGAAATCTACGTTCAGCCTGCTCACTCCCATTCGCTCCAAGGATGTTCGAAGCAG AAGCTATTTGGAAGGCAGCCTTCTGGCAACTGGTGCCTTACTGGGAGCAGAAGAACTTAGCAGATATTTCCCTGATCGAAATATTGGCATTTTTGTGGCCACCTGGAACATGCAGGGTCAGAAG gaaCTTCCTGTGAATCTGGATGATTTCTTATTACCAACAGATCCTGACTACGCCCAGGACATGTATGTCATTGGGGTTCAAGAAGGCTGTCCAGACAG AAGAGAGTGGGAGATCCGCCTGCAAGAGACACTAGGCCCCCACTACGTCATGCTCTACTCAGCTGCGCATGGGGTGCTGTACATGTCGGTCTTCATTCGCAGGGACCTCATCTGGTTCTGCTCAG aggTGGAGTATGCCACGGTGACGACTCGAATCGTATCTCAGATCAAAACCAAGGGAGCTCTGGGAATCTGCTTCACGTTTTTTGGGACCTCCTTTCTCTTCATCACCTCACACTTCACAT CTGGGGACAGCAAGGTGAATGAGAGGAAACTGGACTACAATAAAACCATTCAAGCCCTTACACTTCCCAAGAATGTTCCGGACACAAACCCATATCGATCTAGTTCTA ATGATGTCACAACTCGGTTTGATGAAGTTTTCTGGTTTGGTGACTTCAATTTCCGACTAAATAAGGATCGTGAGACCGTGGATTCCATCTTGAACCAGAACCCAGAAACAGACGTGTCCAAGCTACTGGCATATGACCAACTTACTAGTGAAATGAGTAGGG GGTCTATTTTCAAAGGATTCCAAGAGGCTGACATTAATTTCCGTCCTTCCTACAAGTTTGACATAGGAAAGGACAGCTATGACACCACTTCCAAACAAAGGACTCCTTCCTACACG GATCGAGTTGTATACCGCAGTCGGTACAGAGACGACATCCATGCTGTCAAGTACTCATCTTGTCCTGTGATCAAAACTTCAGACCATCGGCCTGTATTTGCCTTGTTTCGTGTGAAAGTGAGACCTGGCAGAGACAAGTTAGTACCTCCTCAACCATTCTGTATGATTGCACATGGCTCCGGTGATCCTGAGGATATGCTCCTGTTCAGAGTTTGTCCTCTCAGGAAAGTTCCTGAAATAGAGTTTATCCCATGTAGCGCTCCACAGCTTCTTTGTTTTTTACCCAATATACGCGCTCAGTGGTCAGAGCAATAA
- the INPP5E gene encoding phosphatidylinositol polyphosphate 5-phosphatase type IV isoform X3, with the protein MSTPNGFPQHSGACVTRSTEGGAVQDLHAKKAGKAAKKEAGGDGVLTFEDPPSVGTSLNETLKLLPDELKAHMKIKSITPRPPRKPRLERAASLDEKSWRRWRRFRTSQESLTDPNETSSSNGSLQEASLSPPVRGRASPCQQNSLHSSPDASEAGPMGKSRGGTSDLGKRASEISSAFGGLLRGKAFAGGKPRLSQIMPARPLPPMEFNVASHTLRTANRIDSDCMDYRHYSQHKFGRVSSSLSDSRLHGNGMVCDNCSTDSMKSTFSLLTPIRSKDVRSRSYLEGSLLATGALLGAEELSRYFPDRNIGIFVATWNMQGQKELPVNLDDFLLPTDPDYAQDMYVIGVQEGCPDRREWEIRLQETLGPHYVMLYSAAHGVLYMSVFIRRDLIWFCSEVEYATVTTRIVSQIKTKGALGICFTFFGTSFLFITSHFTSGDSKVNERKLDYNKTIQALTLPKNVPDTNPYRSSSNDVTTRFDEVFWFGDFNFRLNKDRETVDSILNQNPETDVSKLLAYDQLTSEMSRGSIFKGFQEADINFRPSYKFDIGKDSYDTTSKQRTPSYTVRVISEQRARKGCSASHPPPKGILACEKKLPSTVGLHEIQSC; encoded by the exons ATGAGTACTCCAAATGGATTTCCGCAGCACTCAGGGGCATGTGTTACTCGGAGCACGGAGGGTGGAGCAGTACAGGACCTGCACGCTAAAAAAGCTGGCAAAGCAGCCAAGAAGGAGGCTGGTGGCGATGGGGTGCTTACCTTTGAAGATCCTCCAAGTGTAGGCACCTCTTTAAATGAAACCCTAAAGCTTCTACCAGATGAACTCAAAGCTCATATGAAAATTAAATCGATCACTCCAAGACCTCCTCGGAAACCCCGGCTGGAGCGTGCTGCATCTTTGGATGAGAAaagctggaggaggtggaggcgGTTTAGAACGAGTCAGGAAAGTCTGACTGATCCCAACGAGACAAGTTCCTCAAATGGTTCTCTGCAGGAAGCGTCTCTCAGCCCTCCTGTCAGGGGTAGGGCAAGCCCCTGCCAGCAGAACTCCTTGCACAGTTCACCAGACGCCTCAGAAGCTGGTCCCatggggaagagcagaggagGCACCTCCGACCTGGGGAAACGAGCCTCCGAGATCTCCAGTGCCTTTGGCGGGCTTCTGCGGGGGAAAGCATTTGCAGGCGGCAAACCCCGGCTGTCCCAAATAATGCCGGCTCGACCTCTGCCGCCCATGGAGTTCAATGTAGCCTCTCACACACTGAGGACAGCTAATAGGATTGACTCAGATTGTATGGATTATCGACATTATTCTCAGCACAAGTTTGGGAGGGTAAGCAGCAGCCTGAGCGATAGCAGGCTACATGGCAACGGGATGGTCTGTGATAATTGCTCCACAGACTCCATGAAATCTACGTTCAGCCTGCTCACTCCCATTCGCTCCAAGGATGTTCGAAGCAG AAGCTATTTGGAAGGCAGCCTTCTGGCAACTGGTGCCTTACTGGGAGCAGAAGAACTTAGCAGATATTTCCCTGATCGAAATATTGGCATTTTTGTGGCCACCTGGAACATGCAGGGTCAGAAG gaaCTTCCTGTGAATCTGGATGATTTCTTATTACCAACAGATCCTGACTACGCCCAGGACATGTATGTCATTGGGGTTCAAGAAGGCTGTCCAGACAG AAGAGAGTGGGAGATCCGCCTGCAAGAGACACTAGGCCCCCACTACGTCATGCTCTACTCAGCTGCGCATGGGGTGCTGTACATGTCGGTCTTCATTCGCAGGGACCTCATCTGGTTCTGCTCAG aggTGGAGTATGCCACGGTGACGACTCGAATCGTATCTCAGATCAAAACCAAGGGAGCTCTGGGAATCTGCTTCACGTTTTTTGGGACCTCCTTTCTCTTCATCACCTCACACTTCACAT CTGGGGACAGCAAGGTGAATGAGAGGAAACTGGACTACAATAAAACCATTCAAGCCCTTACACTTCCCAAGAATGTTCCGGACACAAACCCATATCGATCTAGTTCTA ATGATGTCACAACTCGGTTTGATGAAGTTTTCTGGTTTGGTGACTTCAATTTCCGACTAAATAAGGATCGTGAGACCGTGGATTCCATCTTGAACCAGAACCCAGAAACAGACGTGTCCAAGCTACTGGCATATGACCAACTTACTAGTGAAATGAGTAGGG GGTCTATTTTCAAAGGATTCCAAGAGGCTGACATTAATTTCCGTCCTTCCTACAAGTTTGACATAGGAAAGGACAGCTATGACACCACTTCCAAACAAAGGACTCCTTCCTACACGGTAAGGGTGATTTCAGAGCAGCGTGCTCGGAAGGGCTGCTCAGCCTCACATCCACCTCCAAAGGGGATTCTCGCCTGCGAGAAAAAGCTGCCTTCCACAGTTGGGCTGCATGAGATACAGTCCTGCTGA